The following proteins are co-located in the Megalobrama amblycephala isolate DHTTF-2021 linkage group LG12, ASM1881202v1, whole genome shotgun sequence genome:
- the foxe3 gene encoding forkhead box protein E3, translating to MNLANFSYFTGMCNMTAESQHSPAEAGSPVVLSPNVSLDSPIPLPPPALNHQARTKDGVLIKAEPRGSSPNTEREEGVSLGQTEEHLPATGSRRRKRPVQRGKPPYSYIALIAMAIANSPERKLTLGGIYKFIMERFPFYRENSKKWQNSIRHNLTLNDCFVKIPREPGRPGKGNYWTLDPAAEDMFDNGSFLRRRKRFKRTDVSTYPGYMQSSSAFTPTPMGRQAYPNTLYPGVTSGYGSQLPGSPHPAMLHHYQASAGVTQGQPRMFSIDNIISQQTMMQSGGDLNPQSLGLGAGDLGAMTSSCSVSTPDPTCFQSQPINPTSNMLNRNTGSLASNMTASYTYPSSTSPTHLSGVTQSSFSPGGSQVYCSGNRISLPPVRSGSCADHTESLLSLSGPAMNSYNNSYMRQANFASGLERYM from the coding sequence ATGAATCTTGCaaatttttcatatttcactGGCATGTGCAACATGACGGCAGAGTCCCAGCACTCGCCAGCCGAGGCGGGCAGTCCAGTGGTGCTGTCTCCCAACGTGAGTCTGGACTCCCCGATACCTCTTCCTCCACCGGCGCTGAACCACCAGGCTCGAACCAAGGACGGTGTTCTCATCAAAGCCGAGCCTCGGGGCAGCAGTCCAAACACCGAGAGGGAGGAAGGGGTTTCACTGGGTCAAACCGAAGAACATCTGCCTGCCACTGGCAGCCGGCGGAGGAAAAGGCCAGTGCAGCGAGGTAAACCTCCCTACAGTTACATCGCACTGATAGCAATGGCCATTGCCAATTCACCTGAGAGAAAACTCACCCTCGGCGGCATCTATAAGTTCATCATGGAACGCTTTCCTTTTTACCGCGAGAATTCCAAGAAGTGGCAAAATTCCATACGGCATAACCTCACTCTCAATGACTGTTTTGTGAAGATCCCGCGAGAGCCCGGTAGGCCCGGCAAAGGAAACTACTGGACGCTTGACCCCGCCGCTGAGGACATGTTCGACAACGGGAGTTTCTTGAGACGGAGGAAGCGCTTCAAGCGGACTGATGTTAGCACATATCCTGGGTACATGCAAAGCTCGAGCGCTTTCACGCCAACACCGATGGGTAGACAGGCGTACCCCAACACCTTGTACCCGGGTGTGACGTCTGGCTACGGGTCACAGTTGCCTGGTTCTCCGCACCCGGCGATGCTGCATCACTATCAGGCATCGGCCGGGGTCACGCAAGGCCAGCCCAGGATGTTCAGCATCGATAATATTATTAGTCAGCAGACAATGATGCAAAGCGGAGGAGATCTCAACCCGCAGTCTCTCGGCCTGGGTGCGGGAGACTTGGGTGCCATGACCTCCAGCTGTTCTGTATCAACCCCTGACCCAACCTGCTTTCAGTCACAACCGATAAATCCAACGAGCAACATGCTGAACAGGAACACGGGATCTCTTGCTTCAAACATGACAGCAAGTTACACGTATCCCTCCTCGACTTCGCCTACTCACCTGTCCGGGGTCACGCAGTCCAGCTTCTCTCCGGGAGGATCACAGGTGTACTGTTCGGGGAACAGGATTTCGCTGCCCCCTGTGCGTTCTGGCTCGTGCGCAGATCATACAGAATCCCTTTTATCTCTCTCCGGACCAGCAATGAACTCCTACAATAATTCATATATGAGACAAGCCAATTTTGCCTCAGGACTGGAGCGATACATGTGA